In the Xiamenia xianingshaonis genome, one interval contains:
- the leuB gene encoding 3-isopropylmalate dehydrogenase, whose amino-acid sequence MTTNYQICLLPGDGIGPEIIAEGVKVLDAVGEKYGVGFTYDEALIGGCAIDATGTALPAETIQAAKASDAVLLAAVGGPKWDTTDPEKPRPEQGLLGIRKELGLYCNLRPVQIFDVLAGASTLRPEVVAGVDLMIVRELTGGLYFGKRERVFDKDGAGVGGAAGQYAYDTLEYSEFEIERIARQAFEIARKRRSKVTSVDKANVLETSRMWREVVHRIHDADYADVELEDLLVDNTAMQLINRPADFDVVVTENMFGDILSDEAAQITGSLGMLASASLGDGVALYEPSHGSAPDIAGRGIANPIAQILSVEMMLRYSLNMPEAADDVRRAVTDVLDAGFRTGDIKDADTPEDKVVGTEAMGTLVAERI is encoded by the coding sequence ATGACCACGAACTACCAGATCTGCCTGCTTCCGGGCGACGGCATCGGCCCGGAAATCATCGCCGAGGGCGTGAAAGTGCTCGACGCGGTAGGGGAGAAATACGGCGTCGGCTTCACGTATGACGAAGCGCTCATCGGCGGGTGCGCCATCGACGCGACGGGCACGGCGCTGCCGGCTGAGACGATTCAGGCGGCCAAGGCGTCCGACGCCGTGTTGCTGGCAGCGGTGGGAGGTCCGAAATGGGACACGACCGATCCGGAGAAACCGCGCCCTGAGCAGGGACTTCTTGGTATTCGCAAAGAACTGGGCTTGTATTGCAACCTGCGCCCCGTGCAGATCTTCGACGTGCTGGCGGGCGCTTCCACGCTTCGGCCCGAAGTGGTCGCGGGCGTCGATCTTATGATCGTGCGCGAGCTGACGGGCGGCTTGTACTTCGGCAAGCGCGAGCGCGTCTTCGACAAGGATGGCGCCGGCGTCGGCGGTGCGGCCGGCCAGTACGCCTACGACACGCTGGAATACAGCGAGTTCGAGATCGAGCGCATCGCGCGGCAGGCCTTCGAGATCGCCCGCAAGCGCCGCAGCAAGGTGACGAGCGTCGACAAGGCCAACGTGCTCGAGACGAGCCGGATGTGGCGCGAGGTGGTGCATCGCATCCACGACGCCGACTACGCGGACGTGGAGCTTGAAGACCTGCTCGTGGACAACACGGCCATGCAGCTCATCAACCGCCCGGCCGACTTCGACGTGGTGGTGACCGAAAACATGTTCGGCGACATCCTGTCCGACGAAGCGGCCCAGATCACCGGCTCGCTCGGGATGCTGGCGAGCGCGAGTCTGGGCGACGGCGTGGCGCTGTACGAGCCGAGCCACGGCAGCGCGCCCGACATTGCGGGACGCGGCATCGCCAACCCGATCGCGCAGATCCTGTCGGTGGAAATGATGCTGCGCTACAGCCTGAACATGCCCGAGGCGGCCGACGACGTGCGTCGCGCCGTGACCGACGTGCTCGACGCAGGCTTCCGCACCGGTGACATCAAGGACGCTGACACGCCCGAGGACAAGGTGGTCGGCACCGAGGCGATGGGCACGCTCGTGGCCGAGCGCATCTAA